One segment of Bacillus alkalisoli DNA contains the following:
- a CDS encoding phytoene desaturase family protein, with protein sequence MTKTVVIVGAGIGGMISALLLRKEGFEVTIYEKESKLGGRLAFVEKDEYKIDKGPTIVLLPEMLVSILKEAGVKESDYELVALDTMYSLHYQDGTTYTKFRSMVKQKEEIEKKFPEDLKGFSKYMNDMEKRFAIGKEAFLEKSFVKKSTFWTAKNIQSLLKLKAYETTRKNANRYFSHKKLQEAYTLQTLYIGGNPYSSPAMYNLIPFSEHAHGIHYIKGGYASLVEVIQKKLLKTGVKIHFNSNVDRIITEDNEAKAIKVNGKVNNFDAVLVNGDFPNMLPLVKQKKKYEPSSSCLLFYFGLNKKYDTSNVHQFFMSNDFSKHMKQVFKEKVIPTDPSFYTFNPSIIDDSLAPSGKSVLYVLVPVPSGDHIDWENEKDFIERMFQQLEQRAFPKLRESVEWMEVRTPKEAMVEGLFQGGSFGIGPSILQSGVFRPQVKPFKFKNVYAAGASIHPGGGIPIVMQGAKLAVEIIKEDLLNQSNSEDVRDNDEFSKSVSAL encoded by the coding sequence ATGACGAAAACAGTAGTAATTGTTGGAGCTGGAATTGGTGGCATGATTTCTGCCTTGCTGTTAAGAAAAGAAGGTTTTGAAGTAACAATTTATGAGAAGGAAAGTAAGCTAGGTGGTCGATTAGCATTTGTTGAAAAAGATGAATACAAAATTGATAAAGGACCTACCATTGTTTTGTTACCAGAAATGCTTGTTTCTATCTTAAAGGAAGCAGGAGTAAAAGAGTCAGATTATGAACTAGTCGCGTTAGATACGATGTACTCCCTTCATTATCAGGATGGAACAACGTATACAAAATTTCGAAGTATGGTTAAACAAAAGGAAGAAATAGAAAAGAAATTTCCTGAAGATTTAAAAGGGTTTTCGAAGTACATGAATGATATGGAGAAAAGATTTGCAATTGGGAAAGAAGCTTTTTTAGAAAAATCATTTGTGAAAAAGAGTACGTTTTGGACAGCAAAGAATATTCAATCCCTACTTAAATTAAAAGCATATGAGACAACGAGAAAGAATGCGAATCGTTATTTTTCACATAAAAAACTACAAGAAGCCTACACATTACAAACCTTATATATAGGAGGAAATCCATACTCATCTCCTGCCATGTACAATCTAATTCCATTTAGTGAGCATGCACATGGAATCCATTATATAAAAGGTGGATATGCGAGTTTAGTTGAAGTTATACAAAAAAAGTTATTAAAAACAGGTGTGAAAATTCATTTTAATAGTAACGTTGATCGAATTATAACGGAAGACAATGAAGCCAAAGCGATTAAGGTAAATGGCAAAGTCAATAATTTTGATGCGGTTTTAGTAAATGGCGATTTCCCAAATATGTTACCACTTGTGAAACAGAAAAAGAAGTATGAACCTTCTTCTAGTTGCTTGTTGTTCTACTTCGGTTTAAATAAGAAGTATGACACGTCCAATGTCCATCAATTTTTTATGAGTAATGACTTTTCTAAGCATATGAAACAAGTATTTAAAGAGAAAGTAATTCCGACAGACCCATCTTTTTATACGTTCAATCCTTCGATTATAGATGATAGTTTAGCGCCATCCGGGAAGAGTGTTTTATATGTATTAGTTCCAGTCCCTTCTGGAGATCACATAGATTGGGAGAATGAGAAGGACTTTATTGAAAGGATGTTTCAGCAATTGGAACAAAGAGCATTTCCGAAATTAAGAGAGTCCGTAGAATGGATGGAAGTTCGTACACCAAAAGAGGCTATGGTGGAAGGGTTATTCCAAGGTGGAAGTTTCGGAATAGGTCCATCTATCCTGCAATCAGGTGTGTTTCGACCTCAAGTAAAACCTTTTAAGTTCAAGAATGTATATGCTGCAGGAGCTTCCATTCACCCTGGTGGAGGAATTCCAATTGTTATGCAAGGTGCGAAACTTGCAGTAGAAATTATAAAGGAAGACCTATTAAATCAGTCAAATAGTGAGGATGTGAGAGATAATGATGAGTTTAGCAAAAGCGTATCAGCATTGTGA
- a CDS encoding phytoene desaturase family protein, with translation MKKKIIVIGAGPGGLAAAMLLSANGYDVSLYEKQGYVGGRNGSIQLEEFTFDIGPTFLSMPHIAEEIFAESNRNLHDYMNLQELDTMYELIFPGKNVKMSRDPEQMRETIEKHFPGNGEGYTRFMKETEKKMGALTPILQGKMDRYIHYLQGKVIKALPHLSLGKSLYDVLSEYFTDERLKLSFTFQSKYLGMSPWECPGAFSILSYMEHAYGIYHPIGGLNQLPKNMAKVIQEHGGTIHLNAGVKKLWLDGKKVKGVVLEDDSKIAADEVVINGDFAHVMTNLVDDGVLKKYSKRKLEKKKYSCSTFMIYVGLNKVYENMPHHTIVFAEDYKMNVEEITKTKKLSADPSIYVQNAAVTDSTLAPEGKSGLYILAPVPNNFSNIDWEQHKQSFRKLVFETLEKKTGYKDIEKHIEVEKIITPKDWEEEIYVYKGATFNLGHQLTQMMVLRPHNRFEELENCWLVGGGTHPGSGLPTILESARITTKLLREKYENCKVTSHVPKEVGKAL, from the coding sequence GTGAAAAAGAAAATAATCGTAATAGGTGCAGGACCAGGTGGGCTTGCGGCTGCTATGCTGCTATCGGCTAACGGATATGACGTATCCCTATACGAAAAACAAGGTTATGTTGGAGGTCGCAACGGCTCGATACAGCTAGAAGAATTCACATTTGATATTGGACCGACTTTTCTTAGCATGCCCCACATTGCAGAAGAAATATTTGCAGAGTCTAATAGAAACTTACATGATTATATGAATCTACAAGAGTTAGATACAATGTATGAGCTTATTTTCCCTGGGAAAAATGTGAAGATGTCACGCGATCCAGAACAAATGCGAGAAACGATTGAAAAACATTTTCCAGGTAATGGAGAAGGGTATACGCGCTTTATGAAAGAAACGGAAAAAAAGATGGGCGCGTTAACTCCAATCTTACAAGGGAAAATGGATCGTTATATACATTACTTGCAAGGAAAAGTTATCAAAGCCCTACCGCATTTAAGCTTAGGAAAGAGTTTATATGACGTATTATCAGAGTATTTTACAGACGAAAGATTAAAACTAAGCTTTACCTTCCAATCTAAATATTTAGGTATGTCTCCTTGGGAATGTCCTGGCGCTTTCTCTATTCTTTCTTACATGGAACACGCATACGGAATCTACCATCCTATTGGTGGACTAAATCAATTACCGAAAAATATGGCCAAAGTTATTCAAGAGCATGGTGGGACCATTCATTTAAATGCCGGTGTTAAAAAACTTTGGTTAGACGGAAAAAAAGTGAAGGGTGTAGTTCTAGAAGATGACTCGAAAATCGCAGCAGATGAGGTTGTCATAAACGGTGATTTTGCTCACGTTATGACAAATCTAGTCGACGACGGCGTGTTAAAAAAATATAGTAAGCGAAAATTAGAAAAGAAAAAATACTCTTGTTCCACATTTATGATTTATGTCGGATTAAACAAAGTGTATGAAAACATGCCACACCATACGATTGTTTTTGCAGAAGATTATAAAATGAATGTAGAAGAAATTACGAAAACGAAAAAATTATCAGCAGATCCTTCTATTTATGTACAAAATGCAGCTGTGACTGATTCCACTTTAGCTCCAGAAGGAAAGTCTGGATTATATATACTAGCACCTGTCCCAAATAACTTTAGCAATATCGATTGGGAACAACATAAACAATCGTTTAGAAAACTAGTATTCGAAACGTTGGAAAAGAAAACAGGATATAAAGATATCGAAAAACATATAGAAGTGGAAAAAATAATAACTCCTAAAGATTGGGAAGAAGAAATCTATGTGTATAAAGGTGCAACATTTAACTTAGGACACCAGTTAACGCAAATGATGGTGCTACGTCCACATAATAGATTTGAAGAATTAGAGAATTGTTGGTTAGTAGGTGGAGGAACACACCCAGGTAGTGGATTACCTACTATATTAGAATCAGCTAGAATTACAACAAAACTATTACGAGAAAAATATGAAAATTGTAAAGTTACAAGCCATGTGCCAAAAGAGGTAGGGAAAGCGTTATGA
- the asnB gene encoding asparagine synthase (glutamine-hydrolyzing) → MCGITGWINYNRSLRNESETIAKMTNTLTKRGPDDTNTWIHDHVAFGHKRLVVVDPEGGKQPMSRTKNENGYTICYNGELYNTEDIRKELLNRGYSFEGHSDTEILLTSYIEWKEACLDHLNGIFAFAIWDESEEKLFIGRDRLGVKPLFFYEKNGQLLFGSELKAILTHSEVKSEVSYDGLAEIFGLGPSRSPGHGLFHDVKELRPAHFLTFSKNGLKIKRYWNVKSMPHTDSLDETVEKVQYLFKDAVIRQLVSDVPVCTLLSGGVDSSAITAIAATEFKKQGKGPLHTYSIDYEDNDKYFKGNEFQPNSDGAFIKKMTEAFGTKHHSSVISQQQLADFLEEAVLVRDQPGMADVDSSLLWFCREIKENFVVSLSGECADEIFGGYPWFHRPEDLASKNFPWMRSTEARMELLRPEWRKKLRLDEYIHSKFEETIKETPRLEGENPIEAKRRELFYLNMLWFMTTLLDRKDRMSMGASLEVRVPFADHRLVEYVWNVPWEMKMLENREKGLLRKALEGILPNEVLYRKKSPYPKTHHPVYTKLVGDWLTTILEDKNTPLYEFFDKKKLHTIVESGGNTFKEPWFGQLMTGPQLLAHLAQIHVWFTHYGVTIKE, encoded by the coding sequence ATGTGTGGAATAACAGGATGGATTAACTATAATCGATCGTTACGTAATGAAAGTGAAACGATTGCAAAAATGACGAACACTCTTACGAAAAGAGGTCCTGATGATACAAATACTTGGATACATGACCATGTTGCTTTTGGTCATAAGCGATTAGTTGTTGTAGACCCAGAAGGCGGTAAACAACCGATGTCACGAACTAAAAATGAAAACGGTTATACGATTTGTTATAACGGTGAACTATACAATACAGAAGATATACGTAAAGAATTACTGAATAGAGGTTACTCCTTTGAAGGACATTCAGATACAGAAATCTTATTAACTTCCTATATAGAATGGAAAGAAGCATGCTTAGACCACCTGAATGGCATTTTTGCATTTGCCATCTGGGATGAATCAGAAGAAAAACTATTTATAGGTCGTGACCGACTTGGGGTCAAACCTTTATTTTTTTATGAGAAAAATGGCCAGTTGCTGTTTGGTTCAGAATTAAAAGCAATTTTAACTCACAGCGAAGTGAAGAGTGAAGTAAGTTACGACGGATTAGCGGAAATCTTCGGACTTGGACCGTCTCGCTCCCCTGGCCACGGACTTTTTCACGATGTAAAAGAATTAAGACCGGCCCACTTTTTAACGTTTTCTAAAAATGGATTAAAAATAAAACGATATTGGAACGTAAAAAGCATGCCACATACAGATTCATTAGATGAAACGGTCGAAAAGGTCCAATATTTATTTAAGGATGCGGTGATAAGACAACTCGTATCAGATGTACCGGTTTGTACATTATTATCTGGTGGGGTAGATTCAAGCGCCATAACAGCTATTGCAGCAACAGAGTTTAAAAAACAAGGAAAAGGTCCTCTTCATACGTATTCTATTGACTATGAGGATAATGATAAATACTTTAAGGGGAATGAATTTCAGCCTAATTCGGATGGAGCATTTATTAAAAAGATGACAGAAGCGTTTGGAACGAAACATCATAGCTCAGTTATTTCCCAACAGCAATTAGCAGATTTTCTTGAAGAAGCAGTATTAGTAAGAGATCAGCCTGGAATGGCAGATGTTGATTCTTCTCTTTTATGGTTTTGTCGTGAAATAAAAGAAAATTTTGTTGTTAGTTTATCAGGAGAATGTGCGGATGAAATTTTTGGCGGCTATCCTTGGTTTCATAGACCAGAAGATTTAGCTTCAAAAAACTTTCCGTGGATGCGCTCTACTGAAGCTAGGATGGAATTGTTAAGGCCAGAGTGGCGAAAGAAATTGAGACTTGATGAATATATCCATTCTAAGTTTGAAGAAACGATAAAGGAAACACCTAGACTAGAAGGAGAAAACCCTATAGAGGCAAAAAGAAGAGAACTTTTTTACTTGAATATGCTCTGGTTTATGACAACATTACTCGATCGGAAAGATCGCATGAGTATGGGGGCTAGCCTTGAAGTGCGTGTACCATTTGCAGATCATCGATTAGTAGAGTACGTGTGGAACGTTCCATGGGAAATGAAAATGTTAGAAAACAGGGAGAAAGGATTGTTAAGAAAGGCGCTGGAAGGGATTTTACCGAATGAAGTGTTGTACAGAAAGAAAAGTCCTTATCCGAAAACACACCACCCAGTTTATACAAAATTAGTTGGAGACTGGCTAACTACCATTCTAGAAGACAAAAACACACCACTTTATGAGTTTTTTGACAAGAAAAAATTGCATACGATTGTGGAATCTGGTGGCAACACCTTTAAAGAACCTTGGTTTGGTCAACTAATGACAGGCCCTCAACTCCTAGCCCACCTAGCCCAAATTCACGTATGGTTCACTCATTACGGAGTGACGATCAAAGAGTAA
- a CDS encoding DUF2777 family protein: protein MKAQERKTFIFTQKRSYTYGTVENINDQWIFFDAEDDEAFMLNELIEDGLEIFLSNEWVPGVLLESGDVFLHTLHQYELNNGDAVRVRKKLPYPYLEMLEELSGESFLQFTKLLNSKDISLYDCIYCHNTMQFMGEEVSDTARRGVNFLVYDNESIICSVQHHFTRGKQMSDRFEYTLQTGKRMLFTNLERKAE from the coding sequence ATGAAAGCACAGGAACGAAAAACCTTTATATTTACCCAAAAGCGTTCCTATACATATGGAACGGTAGAAAATATTAATGACCAATGGATTTTTTTTGACGCAGAGGACGATGAAGCATTCATGTTAAATGAACTGATAGAAGATGGACTTGAGATATTTTTGTCTAATGAATGGGTACCTGGTGTGTTACTTGAATCAGGTGATGTGTTTTTACACACGTTGCATCAATATGAATTAAACAACGGAGATGCTGTTCGGGTAAGAAAAAAACTTCCTTATCCTTATTTAGAAATGTTAGAAGAATTGTCAGGTGAGTCATTTTTACAGTTTACAAAATTATTAAATTCTAAGGACATTTCATTGTATGATTGTATTTATTGTCATAATACGATGCAATTTATGGGGGAGGAAGTCTCTGATACGGCAAGACGTGGCGTGAACTTCCTTGTTTATGATAATGAATCCATTATATGCTCCGTGCAGCATCACTTTACTCGTGGAAAGCAAATGAGTGATCGATTTGAATATACGTTACAAACTGGGAAGCGGATGTTATTTACTAATTTGGAGCGTAAGGCGGAATAA
- a CDS encoding bifunctional diguanylate cyclase/phosphodiesterase: MKMLNLLYTEKKELSSFISENSIDNCPNILVQIYSGIVDRALLKEVTMVLKGLLPQAVVVGTTTDGELLDGKVLTNQVVISFLLLEKSYINAGILQYDDFPTLVEVGEAIMNEVATEKTKAILLFANGVHYDIESLIKGVNLHNSSIKVFGGLAGANGEFTDTHVWLNNQFTSSGVAAIGLDGEDLAIRSYSNNSWRKVGRQFQITRSNNNEIYEINGKKAVSILKQYLGELFVTELPSSGTQFPLLFERDGDTIRAFLTTVLPNGGVKIDRKVDLGEQFYFAYADGQSLLNASSKNINKIQQRHVECFLVFNCMARRRYFLPYVEKEMATIQQIAPTSGFFSYGEIDTPRKEQTEFTSYSTVVLACSESTEVNNYERIKLDFKIQNETKATIALTNLIDASANDIAQLNTDIEYSEQKYKSLFEHNSDIIFSTDISGRFTSVNPTFTKVFGYMEEEVLGKSALRFVEESDEKRVRRHFRRAIDGKEQFYEINLQSKNGKIQTFLIKNIPIIVNGENVGIFGIGRDVTAQKDAEKKVAYLAYFDAETSLPNRQNFNEKLAEYIKEIKIRKKKTKVAIMFIDLDRFKIINDSEGHFVGDELLKIVVERIHDELPSRSYLGRFGGDKFTLLLSKVSGVDEVLEVAQAIQSTIASPLFYNQKEFYLTASIGISMYPNDGDDEQTLLKNADAAMNQSKQLGGNKIKFYSTDMNEQSLFKIELESYLRKALEKQEFFLCYQPFIDLLTQQVVGAEALIRWDHPKLGLVSPLEFIPLAEETGLIIPIGEWVLITACIEAKKWQEQGYEKFSISVNVSASQFQQPNFVEIVKKALQISGLSPCALKLELTESVMLRNATYSITVMKEIQKLGVQLSVDDFGTGYSSLSYLKDLPINNLKIDRSFIKNLSMTSKDVAIVNAIITMGKGLNLNVVAEGLETEDQLDLLKGMQCDIGQGYYFSKPLIKEEFEKFIYNKLKNK; the protein is encoded by the coding sequence ATGAAAATGTTGAATTTACTTTACACAGAGAAGAAAGAGCTATCTTCTTTTATATCGGAAAATAGTATAGACAATTGCCCCAATATTCTTGTGCAGATTTATTCAGGAATAGTAGATAGGGCACTTTTAAAAGAAGTAACAATGGTTCTAAAAGGATTGCTTCCGCAAGCTGTCGTAGTAGGTACGACAACGGATGGTGAACTCCTCGATGGTAAGGTACTAACAAATCAAGTAGTGATCTCCTTTTTATTACTCGAAAAATCATACATAAATGCTGGTATCCTTCAATATGATGACTTTCCTACATTAGTAGAAGTAGGGGAAGCTATTATGAATGAAGTTGCAACTGAAAAAACAAAGGCAATTTTATTATTCGCAAATGGTGTGCATTATGATATTGAATCTTTAATAAAAGGAGTTAATTTACATAACTCCTCCATAAAAGTGTTCGGTGGATTAGCAGGTGCGAATGGAGAATTTACTGATACGCACGTTTGGTTGAACAACCAATTTACTTCAAGCGGAGTTGCAGCTATTGGTCTAGATGGAGAAGATTTAGCAATACGTTCCTATTCCAATAATAGTTGGAGGAAAGTAGGAAGGCAGTTTCAAATTACAAGAAGTAATAACAATGAAATATATGAGATAAATGGAAAGAAAGCCGTAAGTATTTTAAAACAATATTTAGGAGAGTTATTTGTAACAGAATTACCTAGCAGTGGTACGCAATTTCCACTTTTGTTTGAACGAGATGGGGATACGATTAGGGCATTTTTAACGACGGTTTTACCTAACGGTGGTGTAAAAATCGATAGAAAAGTTGACTTAGGCGAACAATTTTATTTCGCTTATGCAGATGGCCAATCACTGTTAAACGCTAGCTCTAAAAATATAAATAAAATACAGCAACGCCATGTTGAATGTTTTCTTGTCTTTAATTGTATGGCAAGAAGAAGATACTTTTTGCCATATGTAGAAAAGGAAATGGCTACCATTCAACAAATAGCACCAACATCAGGTTTTTTCTCCTATGGAGAAATTGACACTCCTCGAAAAGAACAGACAGAATTCACCAGCTACTCTACTGTCGTTCTAGCTTGTTCTGAGTCCACTGAGGTCAATAACTATGAACGCATTAAATTAGACTTTAAAATACAAAATGAAACAAAAGCGACAATTGCGCTGACTAATTTAATAGATGCTTCTGCCAATGATATTGCCCAACTTAATACAGATATTGAATATTCGGAGCAAAAATATAAGTCTCTTTTTGAACATAACTCAGATATTATTTTTTCTACAGATATATCTGGAAGGTTTACAAGTGTAAACCCAACATTCACTAAGGTATTTGGTTACATGGAAGAAGAAGTACTAGGGAAAAGTGCTCTAAGATTTGTAGAAGAATCGGACGAAAAAAGAGTTAGGCGTCATTTTAGGCGAGCGATTGATGGGAAAGAGCAATTCTATGAAATTAATTTGCAATCTAAAAATGGAAAGATACAAACTTTCTTAATTAAAAATATTCCGATTATCGTTAACGGAGAAAATGTTGGGATTTTCGGGATAGGAAGAGATGTAACAGCGCAAAAAGACGCAGAAAAGAAAGTTGCTTATTTAGCTTATTTTGATGCAGAAACTTCGCTTCCTAATAGACAAAACTTTAATGAAAAGCTAGCAGAATACATTAAAGAGATTAAAATTCGAAAAAAGAAAACAAAAGTAGCAATTATGTTCATTGACCTTGACCGATTTAAAATCATTAACGATAGTGAAGGTCACTTTGTTGGGGATGAGTTGTTGAAAATTGTTGTGGAGCGTATTCATGATGAACTACCATCAAGAAGCTATTTAGGTCGTTTTGGTGGAGATAAGTTTACGCTGTTGCTTTCAAAAGTAAGCGGTGTGGATGAAGTTTTAGAAGTTGCTCAAGCAATACAAAGTACAATAGCTTCTCCGCTATTCTACAATCAAAAAGAATTCTATCTGACGGCAAGCATAGGAATTAGTATGTACCCAAATGATGGAGACGATGAACAAACATTATTAAAAAATGCAGATGCAGCAATGAATCAATCTAAACAGCTAGGTGGGAACAAAATTAAGTTTTATTCCACTGATATGAACGAGCAATCTTTGTTCAAAATTGAATTAGAAAGCTATTTACGGAAAGCTTTAGAGAAACAAGAATTTTTCTTATGCTACCAGCCTTTTATAGACTTATTAACTCAACAAGTTGTTGGAGCGGAAGCATTAATTCGTTGGGACCATCCTAAACTCGGATTAGTATCACCATTAGAGTTTATTCCGTTAGCAGAAGAGACGGGATTAATTATTCCAATCGGTGAATGGGTTTTAATAACAGCGTGTATAGAAGCAAAAAAATGGCAAGAACAAGGCTATGAAAAGTTTAGTATATCTGTTAATGTATCAGCTTCGCAGTTTCAACAACCAAATTTTGTCGAGATTGTAAAAAAAGCATTACAAATTAGTGGCTTATCACCATGTGCACTTAAATTAGAATTAACAGAAAGCGTTATGTTGCGAAATGCAACGTACAGCATTACGGTCATGAAGGAAATTCAAAAACTAGGTGTACAGCTATCAGTAGACGACTTCGGTACTGGTTATTCCTCATTAAGTTATTTAAAAGATTTGCCAATAAATAATTTGAAAATCGATCGTTCTTTTATTAAAAACTTAAGTATGACTTCAAAAGATGTGGCCATTGTTAATGCTATTATAACAATGGGAAAAGGTCTGAATTTGAATGTAGTAGCGGAAGGTTTAGAAACAGAAGACCAACTAGACTTACTAAAAGGTATGCAATGTGACATTGGACAAGGCTATTATTTTTCTAAACCGCTAATTAAAGAAGAATTTGAGAAGTTTATCTACAATAAATTAAAGAATAAATAA
- a CDS encoding YisL family protein: MTHAHITAWAVAIILFVVVLLLQNANKAKGVKITQMVLRLFYVLIVVTGAQLLHVVGTYINGTYIVKSILGILVIGAMEMVLVRRGKGKPTRVPWILFAITLVVVIYLGFYLPYGTKLW, from the coding sequence ATGACACATGCACATATTACAGCATGGGCTGTAGCAATTATTTTATTTGTCGTTGTTCTTTTATTACAAAACGCTAACAAAGCAAAGGGTGTAAAAATTACGCAAATGGTTCTAAGACTTTTCTACGTCTTAATTGTTGTAACAGGAGCACAATTATTACATGTTGTAGGTACATACATAAATGGTACATACATTGTAAAATCCATCTTAGGGATCTTAGTTATCGGTGCGATGGAAATGGTTCTTGTGCGTAGAGGAAAAGGAAAACCAACTAGAGTTCCTTGGATTCTTTTTGCAATTACACTAGTAGTTGTTATTTACTTAGGCTTCTATTTACCTTACGGAACTAAACTGTGGTAA
- a CDS encoding nuclease-related domain-containing protein gives MPIPYKDRSEPAELVIYRLLNERMNLMEKDKKNFINLQKGFEGEKLFDHWTEALQSNCLVINDLLLNYKGNTFQLDSTLIFQDTIYLFEVKNFEGDHLYDSGSERLYLLPDSEVNNPLIQLKRSESLFRQLLQSLGYIFSIKAFVVFINQDFTMYNTPPKTPFIFSSQMKRFFNKLNAIGIPKLNEKHKKLGDKLISLHMDNFPYKKIPTYNFHQLGKGITCENCHSFNLCIEGYTVDCEDCGYRGKFADAVLRSVREFRILFPEEKITTNVIYEWCNMVESKKRIRTVLQKKYKKVGVKNNTYYV, from the coding sequence ATGCCCATACCATACAAAGATCGAAGTGAACCTGCAGAACTAGTTATCTATCGTTTGTTAAATGAAAGAATGAATTTGATGGAAAAGGATAAAAAGAACTTTATTAATTTACAAAAAGGGTTTGAAGGTGAAAAGTTATTTGATCATTGGACAGAAGCTTTACAGAGCAACTGCCTTGTTATTAATGACTTACTCTTAAATTACAAAGGGAATACTTTTCAACTTGATTCCACACTTATTTTTCAAGATACTATTTATTTGTTTGAAGTCAAAAATTTTGAAGGGGACCATCTTTACGACTCCGGCTCCGAAAGATTATACCTATTACCTGACTCTGAAGTTAATAACCCTCTCATACAATTAAAAAGAAGTGAATCGTTATTTAGACAATTACTCCAATCACTAGGATATATTTTTTCTATTAAAGCATTTGTCGTTTTTATTAACCAAGATTTCACTATGTACAATACACCTCCTAAGACACCATTTATTTTCTCCTCCCAAATGAAAAGGTTCTTTAATAAGTTGAATGCTATCGGTATTCCAAAGTTGAACGAGAAGCATAAAAAGTTAGGCGACAAGCTTATTTCCTTGCATATGGATAATTTTCCATATAAAAAGATTCCTACTTACAATTTTCATCAGCTTGGCAAAGGGATTACGTGTGAAAACTGTCATTCTTTTAATCTTTGTATAGAGGGATATACAGTCGACTGTGAAGACTGTGGGTATAGGGGGAAATTTGCCGATGCGGTTTTGAGAAGTGTAAGGGAATTTAGAATTTTGTTTCCTGAGGAGAAAATTACTACTAATGTTATTTATGAGTGGTGTAATATGGTTGAGTCGAAAAAAAGGATAAGAACTGTTTTACAAAAAAAATACAAAAAAGTAGGAGTTAAGAATAATACTTATTATGTCTAA
- a CDS encoding ornithine--oxo-acid transaminase, which yields MMTTKTHAIIEQTEKFGAKNYHPLPIVISKAEGVWVEDPEGNKYMDMLSAYSAVNQGHRHPKIIQALKDQADKITLTSRAFHNDQLGDWYGKVAKLTNKDMVLPMNTGAEAVETAVKAVRRWAYDVKNVPVNQAEVIVCEDNFHGRTMTAVSMSSSEEYQRGFGPMLPGIKVIPYGDTEALKAAITPNTAAFIFEPIQGEAGINIPRDGFLKEAYDICKANNVIYVADEIQAGLGRSGKLFACDWEEVEPDMYILGKALGGGVFPISCVAANSDILGVFNPGSHGSTFGGNPLACAVSMAALNVLEEEKLVERSFELGNYMQDKLKEIDNPIIKDIRGRGLFIGVELTEAARPYCERLKEEGLLCKETHETVIRFAPPLVISQEDLDWAIDKVKKVLSV from the coding sequence ATGATGACAACAAAAACTCATGCAATTATTGAACAAACGGAAAAATTCGGTGCAAAAAACTATCATCCGCTACCGATTGTAATTTCAAAAGCGGAAGGTGTTTGGGTAGAAGATCCTGAAGGAAACAAGTACATGGATATGCTTAGTGCGTATTCTGCTGTAAACCAAGGACACCGTCATCCAAAAATAATACAAGCACTTAAAGACCAAGCAGATAAAATCACCCTAACTTCCCGTGCATTTCATAATGACCAACTTGGTGATTGGTATGGAAAAGTAGCTAAATTAACGAACAAAGACATGGTTCTACCAATGAATACTGGTGCAGAGGCTGTTGAAACAGCAGTGAAAGCTGTTCGCCGCTGGGCATACGATGTAAAAAATGTACCAGTTAACCAAGCAGAAGTTATTGTTTGTGAGGATAACTTCCACGGTAGAACAATGACGGCTGTTTCTATGTCATCTAGCGAAGAATACCAACGTGGTTTTGGACCAATGCTCCCTGGTATTAAAGTAATACCATATGGTGACACTGAAGCATTAAAAGCTGCCATCACACCAAATACAGCTGCATTCATTTTTGAACCAATTCAAGGGGAAGCTGGCATTAACATTCCTCGTGATGGTTTCTTAAAAGAAGCGTATGACATTTGTAAAGCAAACAATGTTATTTATGTAGCTGACGAGATTCAAGCAGGCTTAGGTCGTTCTGGTAAACTTTTCGCATGTGATTGGGAAGAGGTTGAACCGGATATGTACATTTTAGGTAAAGCACTTGGAGGCGGTGTATTCCCTATCTCGTGTGTAGCAGCTAACAGTGATATTCTAGGCGTGTTCAACCCTGGTTCTCACGGTTCTACGTTTGGAGGAAACCCATTAGCTTGTGCAGTATCTATGGCAGCACTTAACGTGTTAGAGGAAGAAAAGTTAGTGGAACGTTCTTTTGAACTAGGTAATTATATGCAAGACAAGTTAAAAGAAATTGACAACCCGATTATTAAAGATATTCGCGGTAGAGGGCTTTTTATCGGAGTTGAATTAACAGAAGCTGCTCGTCCTTATTGTGAACGTCTTAAAGAAGAAGGATTGTTATGTAAAGAAACACACGAAACAGTTATTCGTTTCGCTCCACCTCTAGTAATTTCTCAAGAAGACCTAGACTGGGCAATCGATAAAGTGAAAAAAGTGTTATCTGTATAG